From Dehalococcoidia bacterium, the proteins below share one genomic window:
- a CDS encoding YkvA family protein produces MVKRALRLPTAHRFHLAWRLARSPRVPWRARLPLAALIVYLAMPLDLIPDFIPVIGQLDDLLVAGIAVWWFLRVCPPAVALEEISRLEQTPLGPWGRRLPWLLGGVLVFTFALLIAWMLHRR; encoded by the coding sequence GTGGTGAAGCGTGCGCTGCGGCTGCCCACGGCGCACCGCTTCCATCTCGCCTGGCGGCTCGCCCGCAGCCCGCGGGTGCCCTGGCGGGCGCGCCTGCCGCTGGCCGCGTTGATCGTCTATCTGGCCATGCCGCTCGACCTCATTCCCGACTTCATCCCGGTCATCGGCCAGCTCGACGATCTGCTGGTGGCCGGCATCGCCGTCTGGTGGTTCCTGCGCGTCTGCCCGCCGGCGGTCGCGCTGGAAGAGATTTCGCGGCTGGAGCAGACGCCCCTCGGTCCCTGGGGACGCCGGCTGCCCTGGCTCCTGGGCGGGGTGCTCGTCTTCACCTTCGCGCTGCTGATCGCCTGGATGCTGCATCGGCGGTAG
- a CDS encoding RidA family protein produces MDRQIVNPWTWQDTFGFVQANLLQGVQRTLVCAGQTAADADGNLLYPDDMGKQITQAFDNLETVLKQAGFGLAEVVRLNYYTTDVDGFIAAAGVFGPRLAAAGCRPASTLLGVSRLAFPGQVVELEATAVA; encoded by the coding sequence ATGGATCGGCAGATCGTCAACCCCTGGACCTGGCAGGATACCTTCGGCTTCGTGCAGGCGAATCTGCTGCAGGGCGTCCAGCGCACGCTGGTCTGCGCCGGGCAGACCGCGGCGGACGCCGATGGCAACCTGCTCTACCCGGACGACATGGGCAAACAGATCACGCAGGCGTTCGACAACCTCGAAACCGTGCTGAAGCAAGCGGGCTTCGGCCTGGCCGAGGTCGTGCGGCTCAACTACTACACCACCGACGTCGACGGCTTTATCGCCGCGGCCGGCGTGTTCGGCCCCCGGCTGGCGGCGGCGGGCTGCCGGCCGGCGAGCACGCTGCTCGGCGTCTCGCGCCTCGCCTTCCCCGGCCAGGTCGTGGAGCTCGAAGCCACCGCCGTCGCCTGA